A region of the Prevotella melaninogenica genome:
ATAAGGCTGAACAACTTTTCTGTTGACGTCAGACACATATAGTGCGAATGGTTAGCACGAGTGGTGCGAATGGTTAGCACGAGTGGTGCGGATGCTTAGCACGTGTGGTGCGGATGCCTAACACGAGTCCTTATGACTGAGTAGTAGGGTAGTGATAGTCAATAAAAAGGAGCGTAAATTTGCCAATCTACCTTTTTTTTAGTACTTTTGCACGTTTAAGATTAGGAAAATAACGAAATTAAAAATACTAAATGTCATCAGTTCAGATAAAGAGAGTAGAAACGAAGAAAGACCTAAAGGATTTCATTGAGTTTCATTATGATCTCTACGAGGGCGATCCTTATGATGCCCCAAACCTCTATAGCGATGAGTTGAATACGCTGTCAAGAGACAAGAATGCTGCTTTTGACTTCTGCGAAGCTGAGTATTTCCTCGCCTTGAAAGAGGGGAAAGTGGTGGGGCGTGTAGCTGCCATCATCAATCATAAGGCAAACGAAAAATGGGAAAAGAAGGATGTTCGCTTCGGTTGGATAGACTTCATTGACGATATCGAAGTGTCAAATGCTCTGTTGAAGGCTGTTGAAGACTACGGCAAAGAGAAGGGCATGACCTCTATTGTAGGTCCACTTGGTTTCACAGATATGGACCCAGAGGGTATGTTGACATGGGGCTTTGATCAGCTCGGTACAATGGCAACCATTTACAACTACGATTATTATCCAAAGCACATGGAGAAACTTGGTGGCTGGGAGAAGGATAATGACTATGTAGAGTATCGTCTTGATGTTCCAGAAACAGCTCCAGAGAAATACACTAAGATTGCAGAGATGGTGGAGAAACGTTATAATCTCCATGCGCGTAAGCTGACCAAGAAGGAAATTTTCGAGGGTGGTTATGGCAAGAAACTCTTTGACTTAATCAATGTGACTTACTCTCATCTCTATGGCTTCTCAGAGTTAACAGATCGCCAGATAGACCAGTATGTAAAGATGTATTTCCCACTTGCCGACCTTGATCTCATCACTGTTATTGAGGATGGCAATAAGGATAACCAGTTAGTTGGTCTTGCTATTACGATTCCATCACTGACACGTGCTTTGCAGAAGTGTCGTCGTGGACGCCTATTCCCATTCGGATGGTGGCATTTGTTACGTGCAATAAAGTTCCATAAGACAGAAGTAGTAGACCTTCTTTTGATAGGTGTTCTGCCAGAATATCGTTCAAAGGGAGCGAATGCACTTGTCTTCGCTGACCTCATTCCACGTTATGTGAAGTACGGCTTCAAGTGGGGTGAAACGCACGTGGAGATGGAAACCAACGAAAGCGTACAGAGCCAGTGGGGACCATTAGACCCAATTATGCATAAGAAGCGTAGATGCTATAGGAAGTCGATTGGGTGATGGGTGTTGAATGTTGGGTGTTGATGAATAGTTTTATCATGTGTTCTTTCTATATTTTCACGTGTTTCTTCTATTTCAACACCTAATTACTCATTAATGAACACTCAATATCATTAAATAGTCAAGCCCTTATTACCTAATAATTAACCCTCAATAACCAATCATTCACAGTCAATAACCCAGCACATGGATAAATCAACAGCAACCAACCCTCAATCCTCAACACCCGTATCTTACACCGATGATAATATCCGACATCTATCGGATATGGAGCATGTACGTACTCGTCCAGGTATGTATATTGGTCGTTTGGGCGATGGAAAGTTGCCTGAAGATGGTATTTATGTACTCTTGAAGGAGGTCATTGATAACTCTATTGACGAGTTTAAGATGAATGCTGGCGACCGCATTGAGATTGATGTGGAGGATAACCTTCGTGTTAGTGTACGCGACTATGGTCGTGGTATTCCACAAGGAAAGCTTGTTGAGGCTGTGTCAGTACTGAATACGGGTGGTAAGTATGACTCTAAGGCATTTAAGAAGAGTGTCGGCTTGAATGGTGTCGGTATCAAAGCGGTTAACGCTCTTAGCTCTCGTTTTGAGGTGAAGAGCTTCCGTGATGGTAAAGTACGTGAGCTTTCGTTTGAGAAGGGTAATATTCAAAGCGACAAAACAAAGAAGTCTGCGGATGAAAATGGTACTTACATCTACTTTGAACCAGATGCTACTCTCTTTAAGAATTATAGCTTCCATGATGATATCGTGGAAGAGATGCTCCGTAACTATACCTATCTAAACACCGGATTGACCATTATGTACAATGGTCGTCGTATACTTAGTCGACATGGTTTGAAGGACC
Encoded here:
- a CDS encoding N-acetyltransferase, translated to MSSVQIKRVETKKDLKDFIEFHYDLYEGDPYDAPNLYSDELNTLSRDKNAAFDFCEAEYFLALKEGKVVGRVAAIINHKANEKWEKKDVRFGWIDFIDDIEVSNALLKAVEDYGKEKGMTSIVGPLGFTDMDPEGMLTWGFDQLGTMATIYNYDYYPKHMEKLGGWEKDNDYVEYRLDVPETAPEKYTKIAEMVEKRYNLHARKLTKKEIFEGGYGKKLFDLINVTYSHLYGFSELTDRQIDQYVKMYFPLADLDLITVIEDGNKDNQLVGLAITIPSLTRALQKCRRGRLFPFGWWHLLRAIKFHKTEVVDLLLIGVLPEYRSKGANALVFADLIPRYVKYGFKWGETHVEMETNESVQSQWGPLDPIMHKKRRCYRKSIG